One part of the Prunus persica cultivar Lovell chromosome G5, Prunus_persica_NCBIv2, whole genome shotgun sequence genome encodes these proteins:
- the LOC18777003 gene encoding histone deacetylase 5, whose translation MEVADGVDSQSKIQQRRMRRVGLLYDERMCKHSTPDGGQHPENPDRIKVIWNKLQAAAIPQRCVILGAKEAEDKHILSVHSKNHVNLIKNISSKQFDSRRNRVASKFNSIYFNEGSSEAAYLAAGSAIEVTERVAKGELDSAVAIIRPPGHHAEQDEAMGFCLYNNVAIAARFLLDEKPELGINKILIVDWDVHHGNGTQKMFWKDPRVLFFSVHRHEFGSFYPATDDGFYTMIGEGPGAGYNINVPWENGRCGDADYFAVWDHILVPVAKEFNPDLIIVSAGFDAAAGDPLGGCRVTPYGYAVMLKKLMDFAHGKIVLALEGGYNLESVANSVLACVEVLLEDDPIHGSSEAYPFESTWSVIQAVRQKLSSFWPSLADELPDKLTNKKAPPAAYILTSSSDSEEEDYEAPNAISKHLEEVLQDVIEPLSKLKINESIQDHAASNSNTWRSELSKVDVWYATFGSNLWLKRFLCYVEGGQVEGMKKPYLGSGDKTPPKEIMWKTFPHRLFFGREFTHTWGPGGVAFLNPKSNIQDKTYMCLYRITLEQFNDVLVQENVASFATSSPLFDLAALNSVTSEEPHSLQVHTELKRCWYGNVVYLGKESNIPILTMTCTQSDMEGFKSGELAVCAPAKNYANSIVRGLVEGKQLSQEAAMAYIQEASTKPL comes from the exons ATGGAGGTTGCTGATGGTGTTGACTCTCAGAGCAAAATTCAGCAGAGGAGAATGAGGAGGGTGGGATTGTTATACGACGAGAGGATGTGTAAGCACTCTACACCCGACGGTGGTCAACATCCAGAAAACCCTGATAGAATTAAGGTCATCTGGAACAAGCTCCAAGCAGCTGCCATTCCTCAGAG GTGTGTTATTTTGGGTGCCAAAGAAGCAGAAGACAAACATATCTTGTCAGTTCACTCCAAAAACCATGTTAATCTGATTAAGAATATAAGCTCCAAACAGTTTGATTCACGAAGAAATCGGGTTGCATCAAAATTTAATTCCATATATTTCAATGAAGGATCATCTGAAGCAGCTTATCTTGCTGCGGGCTCTGCCATAGAG GTAACTGAAAGAGTTGCCAAAGGAGAACTGGATTCTGCCGTGGCTATCATAAGGCCTCCAGGACATCATGCTGAACAAGATGAAGCAATGGGATTTTGTCTGTACAACAATGTAGCCATTGCAGCACGTTTCCTTTTAGATGAAAAA CCAGAATTGGGCatcaacaaaattttaatCGTTGATTGGGACGTGCATCATGGGAATGGTACTCAAAAGATGTTCTGGAAGGATCCTCGTGTTTTGTTCTTCTCTGTTCATAG GCATGAGTTTGGAAGCTTTTATCCGGCTACTGATGATGGTTTCTATACTATGATTGGAGAAGGACCAGGAGCAGGATACAACATTAATGTCCCTTGGGAAAATGGTCGGTGTGGGGATGCAGACTATTTTGCAGTTTGGGACCATATTTTGGTTCCTGTTGCCAAGGAATTTAATCCTGACTTAATTATAGTCTCTGCAGGATTTGATGCAG CTGCTGGTGATCCCCTAGGGGGTTGTCGTGTCACGCCATATGGATACGCAGTTATGTTGAAGAAG TTGATGGATTTTGCCCATGGTAAAATCGTGTTGGCTTTAGAAGGAGGATACAATCTTGAGTCTGTAGCAAATTCAGTTCTTGCTTGTGTTGAAGTTCTGCTGGAGGACGACCCTATTCATGGGTCTTCAGAGGCATATCCATTTGAATCTACATGGAGTGTGATACAAGCG GTTCGCCAGAAACTAAGTTCTTTCTGGCCATCACTTGCAGATGAATTACCAGACAAGCTAACCAATAAAAAAGCGCCTCCAGCTGCT TATATTCTGACCTCAAGCTCTGATTCTGAAGAGGAGGACTACGAAGCTCCAAATGCCATATCTAAACATCTTGAGGAGGTTCTTCAGGATGTTATAGAGCCACTTTCGAAGttgaaaattaatgaaagTATTCAGG ATCATGCGGCAAGCAATTCTAACACCTGGAGATCAGAGCTTTCAAAGGTTGATGTCTGGTACGCTACTTTTGGATCAAATCTGTGGTTGAAAAGATTTCTTTGCTATGTTGAAGGTGGACAG GTGGAAGGTATGAAAAAGCCATATCTTGGTTCGGGGGATAAAACTCCGCCAAAGGAGATTATGTGGAAGACTTTCCCTCATCGCTTATTCTTTGGTCGTGAATTTACACATACATGGGGACCTGGAGGGGTTGCATTCCTTAATCCTAAAAGCAACATCCAGGATAAGACTTATATGTGCCTGTATAGAATTAC GCTTGAGCAGTTTAATGATGTACTGGTTCAGGAAAATGTTGCAAGTTTTGCCACCAGCTCTCCTTTGTTTGACTTGGCTGCTTTAAACTCAGTCACAAGTGAAGAGCCTCATTCTCTTCAGGTTCACACAGAGTTAAAG AGGTGTTGGTACGGTAATGTCGTCTACTTGGGCAAGGAGAGTAATATTCCGATACTGACTATGAC GTGTACACAATCAGACATGGAGGGCTTCAAATCTGGAGAGCTTGCCGTGTGTGCTCCGGCCAAAAATTATGCCAACTCAATAGTGAGAGGCCTGGTGGAAGGAAAACAGCTCTCACAGGAGGCGGCTATGGCTTACATACAAGAAGCTTCTACTAAACCATTGTGA